In one Myxococcota bacterium genomic region, the following are encoded:
- a CDS encoding HDIG domain-containing protein yields MPKSDSRTMRSAAKPGAAPAEERAGGPSLWIGALAASLVLSALLTLEILPAVGGLALGVPAAGDIADHDEKAPFAMNVVDPVATERLRREASDAAPLVYDFDDKRSGALRESIVAAFGAARAVHPAPPTRGATPAPDASPRTPGSAFRESLGPDVQVPDASLAWVEKGGFSLQEQAFLMQLVDPVAQRMIVDDAADLEHQAELRSVVVRDLGSGNERTLKPGTRVLTTEAARALIEHAANDVVPGASPAARTALVPLAKALIRPNLNFNLRATDERRKAAEGSVKEATISLRKGEIIVRDGDPITERHLLILNEIRSKQSALSRLAVFLGVTLLIFTLMRVIWRFGVNSLQRFPRRNRDAWFLLTVLVVTALGTTLALFLTDLAGESPRLQPWVDEWPGVLQFVIPVAAATMLVRMVQSAETAALFAALSSVIAGLQVHGDLGFTFYSLAGSLTAALGAAKVTQRGTLMRAGLRVGAANATVVLALLLLGNHLAPGTVALGLALALACGALCGILVSGFAPVIESLFSYTTDVKLLELANREQSVLRELELRAPGTYHHSMMVGHLAEKAAEAIGANALLAKVAGYYHDIGKMRRPQFFVENVTITQGENRHEKLSPSMSARIIQAHVKDGVELAEKHKLALPIARGIMEHHGTSVIRFFYEKAKENADPEKGDLVAEHDYRYPGPKPQTREAGILMLADSVEAASRTLVDTSPARVQQLVQRIINNYFRDGQLDECNLTLRDLHAIARSFIDTLSAIRHERIDYPETTDATGRRLEEEVDEGFSDRGETRPGSRPDGAREKREDDIKRLGLD; encoded by the coding sequence ATGCCCAAGTCGGACTCGAGGACGATGCGCAGCGCGGCCAAGCCCGGGGCCGCGCCCGCCGAGGAGCGCGCGGGCGGACCGTCGCTGTGGATCGGCGCGCTGGCCGCGAGCCTGGTGCTCTCGGCGCTGCTCACGCTCGAAATCCTGCCGGCCGTGGGCGGCCTGGCCCTGGGGGTGCCCGCGGCGGGCGACATCGCCGACCACGACGAGAAGGCGCCGTTCGCCATGAACGTGGTCGACCCGGTGGCCACCGAGAGGCTGCGCCGCGAGGCGTCCGACGCCGCGCCCCTGGTCTACGACTTCGACGACAAGCGCTCGGGCGCGCTGCGCGAGAGCATCGTGGCGGCGTTCGGCGCTGCGCGCGCGGTGCACCCGGCGCCGCCCACCCGCGGAGCGACGCCCGCGCCCGACGCGAGCCCGCGCACCCCGGGCAGCGCCTTCCGCGAGTCACTGGGCCCGGACGTGCAGGTTCCCGACGCGTCGCTCGCCTGGGTCGAGAAGGGCGGCTTCTCGCTGCAGGAGCAGGCGTTCCTGATGCAGCTGGTGGACCCGGTCGCGCAGCGCATGATCGTCGACGACGCCGCCGACCTCGAGCACCAGGCCGAGCTGCGCAGCGTCGTGGTGCGCGACCTCGGCAGCGGCAACGAGCGCACGCTCAAGCCGGGCACGCGCGTGCTCACCACCGAGGCCGCGCGCGCGCTGATCGAGCACGCGGCGAACGACGTCGTGCCGGGCGCCTCGCCCGCCGCGCGCACGGCGCTGGTGCCGCTCGCCAAGGCGCTGATCCGCCCCAACCTCAACTTCAACCTGCGCGCCACCGACGAGCGCCGCAAGGCGGCCGAGGGCAGCGTGAAGGAGGCCACGATCTCGCTGCGCAAGGGCGAGATCATCGTGCGCGACGGCGACCCGATCACCGAGCGCCATCTGCTCATCCTGAACGAGATCCGCAGCAAGCAGAGCGCGCTGTCGCGGCTGGCGGTGTTCCTGGGAGTCACGCTGCTGATCTTCACGCTCATGCGTGTGATCTGGCGCTTCGGCGTGAACAGCCTGCAGCGCTTCCCGCGCCGCAACCGCGACGCCTGGTTCCTGCTCACGGTGCTGGTGGTGACTGCGCTGGGCACGACGCTGGCTCTGTTCCTGACCGACCTCGCGGGCGAGAGCCCGCGCCTGCAGCCGTGGGTCGACGAGTGGCCGGGCGTGCTGCAGTTCGTGATTCCCGTGGCCGCCGCGACCATGCTGGTGCGCATGGTGCAGAGCGCCGAGACCGCGGCCCTGTTCGCCGCGCTCTCGTCGGTGATCGCGGGGCTGCAGGTGCACGGCGACCTGGGCTTCACCTTCTACTCGCTGGCCGGCTCACTCACCGCGGCGCTGGGCGCGGCCAAGGTGACCCAGCGCGGCACGCTGATGCGCGCGGGCCTGCGCGTGGGCGCGGCCAACGCCACGGTGGTGCTGGCGCTCTTGCTGCTCGGCAACCACCTGGCGCCGGGCACGGTCGCGCTCGGGCTCGCGCTCGCGCTGGCCTGCGGGGCGCTGTGCGGGATTTTGGTGTCGGGCTTCGCGCCGGTGATCGAGTCACTGTTCTCGTACACCACCGACGTGAAGCTGCTCGAGCTGGCCAACCGCGAGCAGTCGGTGCTGCGCGAGCTCGAGCTGCGCGCGCCCGGCACCTACCACCACAGCATGATGGTCGGTCACCTGGCCGAGAAGGCCGCCGAGGCGATCGGCGCCAACGCGCTGCTCGCCAAGGTCGCGGGCTACTACCACGACATCGGCAAGATGCGCCGCCCGCAGTTCTTCGTGGAGAACGTCACCATCACCCAGGGCGAGAACCGGCACGAGAAGCTCTCGCCCTCGATGTCGGCGCGCATCATCCAGGCGCACGTGAAGGACGGCGTCGAGCTGGCCGAGAAACACAAGCTCGCGCTGCCGATCGCGCGCGGCATCATGGAGCACCACGGCACCAGCGTGATCCGCTTCTTCTACGAGAAGGCCAAGGAGAACGCCGACCCCGAAAAGGGCGACCTCGTGGCCGAGCACGATTACCGCTATCCGGGTCCCAAGCCGCAGACACGCGAGGCGGGCATCCTGATGCTGGCCGACTCGGTCGAGGCCGCATCGCGGACGCTGGTAGACACCTCGCCCGCGCGCGTGCAGCAGCTTGTCCAGCGCATCATCAACAACTACTTTCGCGACGGCCAGCTCGACGAGTGCAATCTCACGCTGCGCGACCTGCACGCCATCGCCCGCAGCTTCATCGACACGCTCTCCGCGATCCGCCACGAGCGCATCGACTATCCCGAGACCACCGACGCGACGGGCCGGCGGCTGGAAGAAGAGGTCGATGAAGGTTTCTCTGACCGCGGTGAAACGCGCCCCGGGAGTCGACCGGACGGCGCTCGCGAGAAACGCGAAGACGATATTAAGCGCCTTGGGCTCGACTGA
- a CDS encoding lipoprotein-releasing ABC transporter permease subunit, translated as MLELLSRSLGFVSASLVALIALGFAAMFLFFSGSAALILGHFLRFTRAPRVALPAIAAAAALLAVVSRLSGVEWAWSPALAQIVTGLAAWGLVRVPRAHRALRIGFGVTLAVCGGLFLLGLLVPRFSEAAHEAAMVAALLLIFPALGLWPLVLAGLVEHRRAKPVEWFVGLRYLVARRRQTFISIISVICVVGVALGVAVITVVLSVMNGFSSMWEEKVIGARSHLSVLSRAGDIEHYRELAADVRTVPGVVGATPFIATDAILRGHDGGLQAIVLKGVDPETVAQATQLVSTIRAGSLADLAPKPDGTDLERLSGVIVGAEIANRFLLRVGDPLVLISPMGGQPTPLGPAPRLERFRVAGIFRSDFFQFDESFVYTSLAGAQKFMKLGDVAQGIEVRTVDAYRSRAIAGQIEASLDATGIYYTRDWKDYFPSFFQALKTERVMMFVLLSFIMVVAGFIIVATLIMMIMEKSQDIAILKTMGCPDDGILRMFAIEGFLIGVVGLLVGIGMGLVITWNLDVIQSGVERTFGFDVLPANVYQLQRLPHSVEPVQLALISLIAMVLSIGATLLPSWQASRLDPAEALRYE; from the coding sequence ATGCTTGAGCTGCTCTCGCGCAGCCTCGGCTTCGTGTCGGCGAGCCTGGTGGCGCTGATCGCGCTCGGCTTCGCGGCCATGTTCCTGTTCTTCTCGGGCTCGGCGGCGCTGATTCTCGGTCACTTCCTGCGCTTCACGCGCGCGCCGCGCGTGGCGCTGCCCGCGATCGCGGCGGCCGCGGCGCTGCTCGCCGTGGTGTCGCGGCTCTCCGGGGTGGAGTGGGCCTGGTCGCCGGCGCTCGCGCAGATCGTGACCGGACTCGCCGCGTGGGGTCTCGTGCGCGTGCCGCGCGCGCACCGCGCGCTGCGCATCGGCTTCGGGGTGACGCTGGCCGTGTGCGGAGGGCTCTTCCTGCTGGGGCTGCTCGTGCCGCGCTTCTCCGAGGCCGCGCACGAGGCGGCCATGGTCGCGGCGCTGCTCCTGATCTTCCCCGCGCTCGGGCTCTGGCCGCTCGTGCTCGCGGGGCTGGTCGAGCACCGGCGCGCCAAGCCCGTCGAGTGGTTCGTGGGCCTGCGCTATCTCGTCGCGCGCCGGCGCCAGACCTTCATCTCGATCATCTCGGTGATCTGCGTGGTCGGCGTGGCGCTGGGCGTGGCGGTGATCACCGTCGTGCTCTCGGTCATGAACGGCTTCTCCTCCATGTGGGAGGAGAAGGTGATCGGCGCGCGCTCGCACCTCTCGGTGCTGTCGCGCGCCGGTGACATCGAGCACTACCGCGAGCTCGCCGCCGACGTGCGCACCGTTCCCGGCGTGGTGGGCGCGACGCCGTTCATCGCGACCGACGCCATCCTGCGCGGTCACGACGGCGGGCTGCAGGCGATCGTGCTGAAGGGCGTCGACCCGGAGACGGTCGCGCAGGCCACCCAGCTCGTGAGCACGATCCGCGCCGGGTCGCTCGCGGACCTCGCGCCCAAGCCCGACGGCACCGACCTCGAGCGGCTCTCGGGAGTGATCGTGGGCGCAGAGATCGCGAACCGGTTCCTCTTGCGCGTGGGCGACCCGCTGGTGCTGATCTCGCCCATGGGCGGGCAGCCCACGCCACTGGGCCCGGCGCCGCGGCTCGAGCGCTTCCGCGTGGCGGGCATCTTCCGCAGTGACTTCTTCCAGTTCGACGAGAGCTTCGTGTACACGAGTCTCGCCGGCGCCCAGAAGTTCATGAAGCTCGGCGACGTGGCGCAGGGCATCGAGGTGCGCACCGTCGACGCCTACCGCTCGCGCGCGATCGCGGGCCAGATCGAGGCGTCGCTCGACGCGACCGGCATCTACTACACGCGCGACTGGAAGGACTACTTCCCGAGCTTCTTCCAGGCGCTGAAGACCGAACGGGTGATGATGTTCGTGCTGCTCTCGTTCATCATGGTCGTGGCGGGGTTCATCATCGTCGCGACGCTGATCATGATGATCATGGAGAAGTCACAGGACATCGCGATCCTGAAGACCATGGGCTGTCCCGACGACGGCATCCTGCGCATGTTCGCGATCGAGGGCTTCCTGATCGGCGTGGTGGGGCTCCTGGTCGGGATCGGCATGGGCCTGGTGATCACCTGGAACCTCGACGTGATCCAGTCCGGTGTCGAGCGCACGTTCGGCTTCGACGTGCTGCCGGCCAACGTGTACCAGCTGCAGCGCCTGCCGCACTCGGTCGAGCCGGTGCAGCTCGCGCTGATCTCGCTGATCGCCATGGTGCTGTCGATCGGGGCGACGCTCCTGCCGTCCTGGCAGGCGTCGCGCCTCGATCCTGCGGAGGCGCTCCGCTATGAGTGA
- the ybeY gene encoding rRNA maturation RNase YbeY: MGSTDAELSIALVDDAEIARLAGDFGRRRRATDVLAFAQREGRGRGDSLCLGDVVISLDTARRQAARRGVTLDRELRALLIHGCLHLHGLDHMRPADRARMRTLERHLEWELARLE, encoded by the coding sequence TTGGGCTCGACTGACGCCGAGCTCTCGATCGCGCTGGTCGACGACGCCGAGATCGCGCGCCTGGCCGGCGACTTCGGGCGCCGGCGCCGCGCCACCGACGTGCTGGCCTTCGCGCAGCGCGAGGGCAGGGGCCGCGGCGACTCACTCTGCCTGGGCGACGTGGTGATCTCGCTCGACACGGCGCGCCGGCAGGCGGCCCGGCGCGGAGTCACCTTGGACCGCGAGCTGCGTGCGCTCCTGATCCACGGCTGCCTGCACCTGCACGGGCTCGACCACATGCGGCCGGCCGACCGCGCGCGCATGCGCACGCTCGAGCGCCACCTCGAGTGGGAGCTCGCGCGGCTCGAGTGA
- a CDS encoding PhoH family protein, whose amino-acid sequence MADEDPLVLEDNALAQVVYGQGDRNLRKLEQLVGVRISARGNRVRVSGPILESKLTRRVIRDLYDLAAAGAPVEESDVRQMVHLAEDGPSQAASALISGTSVEVGRHKRILPRTENQRLYLETIREHALTFGIGPAGTGKTYLAMAMAVESLLRREVGRIILTRPAVEAGEKLGFLPGSLFDKVDPYLRPLTDALHDMLHGEEVTRRMERGVIEIAPLAFMRGRTLNDAFIILDEAQNTTSEQMRMFLTRMGFDSKAVINGDVTQIDLPRGTTSGLIEAKKVLAEVPGIAFVHFNEKDVVRHPLVQEVIRAYDRYEAER is encoded by the coding sequence TTGGCCGACGAAGATCCGCTGGTTCTCGAGGACAACGCGCTGGCCCAGGTCGTGTACGGACAAGGCGACCGGAACCTGCGAAAGCTCGAACAGCTCGTCGGCGTGCGTATCTCGGCGCGGGGAAATCGGGTACGCGTCTCGGGGCCGATCCTCGAGTCCAAGCTCACCCGGCGCGTGATCCGCGACCTGTACGACCTGGCCGCGGCCGGCGCGCCGGTCGAGGAGTCCGACGTGCGCCAGATGGTGCACCTGGCCGAGGACGGGCCTTCGCAAGCCGCCAGCGCGCTCATCTCGGGCACCAGCGTGGAGGTCGGGAGACACAAGCGCATCCTGCCGCGCACCGAGAACCAGCGGCTCTATCTCGAGACGATCCGCGAGCACGCGCTCACCTTCGGCATCGGCCCCGCGGGCACCGGCAAGACCTATCTGGCCATGGCCATGGCGGTCGAGTCACTCCTGCGGCGCGAGGTCGGGCGCATCATCCTGACCCGGCCCGCGGTCGAGGCCGGTGAGAAGCTCGGCTTCCTGCCCGGCTCGCTGTTCGACAAGGTCGACCCGTATCTGCGGCCGCTCACCGACGCGCTGCACGACATGCTGCACGGCGAGGAGGTCACGCGGCGCATGGAGCGCGGCGTGATCGAGATCGCGCCGCTCGCGTTCATGCGCGGGCGCACGCTGAACGACGCCTTCATCATCCTCGACGAGGCGCAGAACACCACCTCGGAGCAGATGCGCATGTTCCTCACGCGCATGGGCTTCGACTCCAAGGCCGTGATCAACGGCGACGTGACTCAGATCGACCTGCCGCGCGGCACGACTTCGGGGCTGATCGAGGCCAAGAAGGTGCTGGCCGAGGTGCCGGGAATCGCGTTCGTGCACTTCAACGAGAAGGACGTGGTCCGCCACCCGCTCGTGCAGGAAGTGATTCGCGCGTACGACCGCTACGAAGCCGAGCGCTGA
- the lysS gene encoding lysine--tRNA ligase, which yields MASEAEILAARRKAAEELRARGVDLFPARVPRDRTTIPEILARFGTADAAALEKADVSACVAGRIVALRSFGKMAFATVQGDGERLQLWLRKDALSAESWAEFQLYEVGDFAYARGKLVRTKKGELSLDVHELGFLAKSYRPLPEKWHGLQDVESRYRQRYLDVLTNPESRRAFVIRSRMISAMREYLDARGFLEVETPILQPIYGGAHARPFTTLHNTYDQKLFLRISFELYLKRLIVGGFDRVYEIGRDFRNEGIDRKHNPEFTMLEVYQAYADYHDMMELVENMVALCAERALGTPTLERDGVKLDLSQPWPRRKMVDLIRDACGIDIERSAELDSLRAAVKQARVPNVDLETIHSWAGLVDAVFSETVEPSLVAPTFVVDYPAALSPLAKRDPARPHMVERFEGFIGGMEICNAFSELNDPDDQRVRFEEQAEAGRKGDAEAQPLDEDFLLALEHGMPPTGGMGLGVGRLAMILAGASHLREVKLFPHLRPRDA from the coding sequence GTGGCCAGCGAGGCCGAGATCCTGGCCGCGCGCCGCAAGGCGGCCGAGGAGCTGCGCGCGCGCGGCGTCGACCTGTTCCCGGCGCGCGTGCCGCGCGACCGCACGACGATCCCCGAGATCCTGGCGCGCTTCGGCACCGCCGATGCCGCCGCGCTCGAAAAGGCCGACGTGAGCGCCTGCGTCGCGGGCCGGATCGTCGCGCTGCGCAGCTTCGGCAAGATGGCCTTCGCCACCGTGCAGGGCGACGGCGAGCGCCTGCAGCTGTGGCTGCGCAAGGACGCGCTCTCCGCCGAGTCGTGGGCCGAGTTCCAGCTCTACGAGGTCGGCGACTTCGCCTACGCGCGCGGCAAGCTCGTGCGCACCAAGAAGGGCGAGCTGTCGCTCGACGTGCACGAGCTCGGCTTCCTGGCCAAGTCGTACCGGCCGCTGCCCGAGAAGTGGCACGGCCTGCAGGACGTCGAGTCGCGCTACCGCCAGCGCTACCTCGACGTGCTCACCAACCCGGAGTCACGGCGCGCCTTCGTGATCCGCTCGCGCATGATCAGCGCCATGCGCGAGTATCTCGACGCGCGCGGCTTCCTCGAGGTCGAGACGCCGATCCTGCAGCCGATCTACGGCGGGGCGCACGCGCGGCCGTTCACCACGCTGCACAACACCTACGACCAAAAGCTCTTCCTGCGCATCTCGTTCGAGCTGTATTTGAAGCGCCTCATCGTGGGCGGCTTCGACCGCGTGTACGAGATCGGCCGCGACTTCCGCAACGAGGGCATCGACCGCAAGCACAACCCCGAGTTCACCATGCTCGAGGTGTACCAGGCCTACGCGGACTACCACGACATGATGGAGCTGGTCGAGAACATGGTCGCGCTGTGCGCGGAGCGCGCGCTGGGCACGCCGACCCTCGAGCGCGACGGCGTGAAGCTCGACCTGTCTCAGCCCTGGCCGCGCCGCAAGATGGTCGACTTGATCCGCGACGCGTGCGGGATCGACATCGAGCGCTCGGCCGAGCTCGACTCATTGCGCGCTGCGGTGAAGCAGGCGCGCGTGCCGAACGTCGATCTCGAAACGATCCACAGCTGGGCGGGCCTCGTGGACGCGGTGTTCTCCGAAACGGTCGAGCCATCGCTCGTGGCGCCGACGTTCGTCGTCGACTACCCGGCCGCGCTCTCTCCGCTCGCCAAGCGCGATCCCGCGCGCCCGCACATGGTGGAGCGCTTCGAGGGCTTCATCGGCGGGATGGAGATCTGCAACGCGTTCAGCGAGCTGAACGATCCCGACGACCAGCGCGTGCGTTTCGAGGAGCAGGCCGAGGCCGGCCGGAAGGGCGACGCCGAGGCGCAGCCGCTCGATGAGGATTTTCTCCTCGCGCTCGAGCACGGCATGCCGCCCACCGGGGGCATGGGGCTGGGCGTCGGGCGCCTGGCGATGATCCTGGCCGGCGCGAGTCACCTGCGCGAGGTGAAGCTCTTCCCCCATCTGAGACCGCGCGATGCTTGA
- the prfB gene encoding peptide chain release factor 2 (programmed frameshift): MRELRDELPRLRERFAELRGIFDLASKQAKLEELQQRASDPELWSDRERAERVLREQRELEKSVGFFAETEKLFEESELMLELAGESPDADSVGEAAAPLATLRGRLEEAELARMLAGEHDALDAIVSINAGAGGTESQDWAEMLLRMYLRWCERHGYAVEIVDIQPGEEAGIKGVTFTVKGQYAYGRLRSEIGIHRLVRISPFDAQKRRHTSFASVSMIPDIGDDIEVDLDEKDLRIDTYRAGGAGGQHVNKTDSAVRLTHLPSGIVVQCQNERSQHKNKAQAMKILRAKLYEKARLEHEAEIEKVAGEKKKIDFGSQIRSYTLHPSQRVKDHRTEFEVGNAQAVLDGDLDGFMRAYLLSEGK; this comes from the exons CTGCGCGAGCTGCGCGACGAGCTGCCCCGGCTGCGCGAGCGATTCGCGGAGCTGCGG GGCATCTTTGACCTCGCCTCGAAGCAGGCGAAGCTCGAGGAGCTGCAACAGCGCGCCTCCGACCCCGAGCTGTGGAGCGACCGCGAGCGCGCCGAGCGCGTGCTCCGCGAACAGCGCGAGCTAGAGAAGAGCGTGGGCTTCTTCGCCGAGACCGAGAAGCTCTTCGAGGAGTCCGAGCTCATGCTGGAGCTCGCCGGCGAGTCACCCGACGCGGACTCGGTGGGCGAAGCCGCGGCCCCGCTCGCGACCCTGCGCGGGCGGCTCGAGGAAGCCGAGCTCGCGCGCATGCTCGCGGGCGAGCACGACGCGCTCGACGCGATCGTGTCGATCAACGCCGGCGCGGGCGGCACCGAGTCACAGGACTGGGCCGAGATGCTCTTGCGCATGTACCTGCGCTGGTGCGAGCGCCACGGCTACGCGGTCGAGATCGTCGACATCCAGCCGGGCGAAGAGGCGGGCATCAAGGGAGTCACCTTCACGGTGAAGGGTCAGTACGCCTACGGCCGGCTGCGCAGCGAGATCGGCATCCACCGGCTGGTGCGCATCTCGCCCTTCGACGCGCAGAAGCGCCGCCACACCAGCTTCGCCTCGGTCTCGATGATTCCCGACATCGGCGACGACATCGAGGTCGACCTGGACGAGAAGGACCTGCGCATCGACACCTACCGTGCGGGCGGCGCCGGCGGCCAGCACGTGAACAAGACCGACTCGGCCGTGCGGCTCACCCACCTGCCGAGCGGCATCGTGGTGCAGTGCCAGAACGAGCGCAGCCAGCACAAGAACAAAGCCCAGGCCATGAAGATCCTGCGCGCCAAGCTGTACGAGAAGGCGCGCCTGGAGCACGAGGCCGAGATCGAGAAAGTGGCGGGCGAGAAGAAGAAGATCGACTTCGGCAGTCAGATCCGCTCCTACACGCTGCACCCGTCGCAGCGTGTGAAGGACCACCGCACCGAGTTCGAGGTCGGCAACGCGCAGGCCGTGCTCGACGGCGATCTCGACGGCTTCATGCGCGCGTATCTCCTGTCGGAGGGCAAGTAA
- a CDS encoding DUF4388 domain-containing protein, with product MSLSGILADFPVADVFQLIAQQRKTGVLEVERKGRTLLVYFLEGQVLAARPSETRPDGSLAGYLLRAGALSESALSDARKHQEQTLEGLVPTLLAQNLVPRADLEQVTKLATGETIFELFLWDEGRFAFRAEDVHAGPVDKATPAEMVLLDALRMRDEWVSIQGWLPDLSVVLVPNQDVEGFRAKRASIESGSGVPGADLEKLFTLANGRLAARRVIDLSRLGTFQGARGLVALIRNGSLRPEQREAEAEEERPERRADRPPIAALALLVVSAVLAGALFLAKLPAHPGRPLPSDPVAELRESAATERIQAALEAHRWASGQYPETLDGLRDAGALLAAVPLDRYSYQRSPDGYRLWRIRP from the coding sequence ATGAGTCTCTCGGGCATCCTCGCCGACTTCCCGGTCGCCGACGTCTTCCAGCTGATCGCGCAGCAGCGCAAGACCGGCGTGCTCGAGGTCGAACGCAAGGGCCGCACGCTCTTGGTGTATTTCCTGGAGGGCCAGGTGCTCGCGGCGCGGCCGTCCGAGACACGGCCCGACGGGTCACTCGCCGGCTACCTGCTGCGCGCGGGCGCGCTCTCCGAGTCGGCGCTGTCCGACGCGCGCAAGCACCAGGAGCAGACACTCGAGGGCCTGGTGCCGACGCTTTTGGCGCAGAACCTGGTGCCGCGCGCCGACCTGGAGCAAGTCACCAAGCTCGCCACCGGCGAGACGATCTTCGAGCTCTTCCTGTGGGACGAGGGCCGCTTCGCCTTCCGCGCCGAGGACGTGCACGCGGGCCCGGTCGACAAGGCCACGCCGGCCGAGATGGTGCTGCTCGACGCGCTGCGCATGCGCGACGAGTGGGTCTCGATCCAGGGCTGGCTTCCCGACCTGTCGGTCGTGCTGGTGCCGAACCAGGACGTCGAGGGCTTCCGCGCCAAGCGCGCCTCGATCGAGTCGGGCTCGGGCGTGCCCGGCGCCGACCTCGAGAAGCTGTTCACGCTGGCGAACGGCCGGCTGGCCGCGCGGCGGGTGATCGACCTCTCGCGCCTGGGCACCTTCCAGGGCGCGCGCGGTCTGGTGGCGCTGATCCGCAACGGCTCACTGCGCCCCGAGCAGCGCGAGGCCGAGGCCGAGGAGGAGCGCCCGGAGCGGCGCGCGGACCGGCCGCCGATCGCGGCGCTGGCGCTGCTCGTGGTGTCGGCCGTGCTGGCCGGCGCGCTGTTCCTGGCCAAGCTGCCCGCGCATCCGGGCCGGCCGCTGCCCAGCGATCCGGTCGCCGAGCTGCGCGAGAGCGCCGCCACCGAGCGCATCCAGGCCGCGCTCGAGGCGCACCGCTGGGCGAGCGGCCAATACCCCGAAACGCTCGACGGCCTGCGCGACGCCGGCGCGCTCTTGGCAGCGGTTCCGCTCGACCGATACAGTTACCAGCGCTCGCCCGACGGCTACCGTCTGTGGCGAATACGCCCCTAG
- the lnt gene encoding apolipoprotein N-acyltransferase → MTRLGLSLAFAALFALSFAFRAGDVFFDVGPVAAWAAAAPLWLLLRDAPPRAAFGRAFLAAWLGYACVFWWLFIVITVYGKAPAAAGVAGTLGVAAYCALCLALGAAAAAALRPWAGPAAALLLPAAWILADRVRALESVAAFPWAFLGYAAHADPPLRGLASLCGVYGLSFVYALSGVWLAERRWPALAALVLGAHALGWLALPGALAPADTPPIHVAMIQGNIPQSEKWDPDFESHNFAAQLELSREALASDPPDLLLWPEAAVPGFLLDPGDVARYPFLADSQREFRDPLLALARDRQVPLLVGALALTPVPGQRMPNVYNSAFTITPRDGLADRHDKTVLVPFGEYIPARWLLFGSLSAVASGVANLGDVTPGDGVRRLRGMGRLGEHAPAVLICYEVVYPGVVSRAVREGARLLINITNDAWYGRSSAPHQFLAIAQLRSAEHGLPMLRDANTGVSALIDAGGAVLSETPIFERHVLAGEVPRARASATPYSRIGDWPLWLCAASFAFLGGRAVVGRRRR, encoded by the coding sequence GTGACACGCCTGGGACTCAGCCTGGCGTTCGCGGCGCTGTTCGCGCTCTCGTTCGCGTTCCGCGCCGGCGACGTGTTCTTCGACGTGGGCCCGGTCGCGGCCTGGGCCGCGGCCGCGCCGCTCTGGCTCCTGCTCCGCGACGCGCCGCCGCGCGCCGCGTTCGGGCGCGCGTTCCTCGCGGCCTGGCTCGGCTACGCGTGTGTGTTCTGGTGGCTGTTCATCGTGATCACCGTCTACGGCAAGGCCCCCGCCGCCGCTGGTGTGGCCGGCACGCTGGGCGTGGCCGCCTACTGCGCGCTGTGTCTCGCGCTGGGCGCGGCCGCGGCCGCGGCGCTGCGCCCGTGGGCCGGGCCCGCGGCCGCGCTGCTCCTGCCCGCGGCCTGGATCCTCGCCGACCGCGTGCGCGCGCTGGAGTCGGTCGCGGCCTTCCCGTGGGCCTTTCTCGGCTACGCGGCCCACGCCGACCCGCCGCTGCGCGGCCTCGCGTCGCTGTGCGGCGTGTACGGGCTGTCGTTCGTGTACGCGCTCTCGGGCGTCTGGCTCGCCGAGCGGCGCTGGCCGGCCCTGGCCGCGCTCGTGCTCGGCGCGCACGCCCTGGGCTGGCTCGCACTGCCCGGCGCGCTCGCGCCCGCAGACACTCCGCCCATCCACGTGGCGATGATCCAGGGGAACATCCCGCAGAGCGAGAAGTGGGACCCGGACTTCGAGTCACACAACTTCGCCGCGCAGCTCGAGCTCTCGCGCGAGGCGCTCGCCAGCGACCCGCCCGACCTGCTCTTGTGGCCCGAGGCCGCGGTCCCGGGCTTCCTGCTCGACCCGGGCGACGTGGCGAGATACCCCTTCCTGGCCGACTCACAGCGCGAGTTTCGCGACCCGCTGCTCGCGCTCGCACGCGACCGCCAGGTGCCGCTCCTGGTCGGGGCGCTGGCACTCACGCCCGTTCCCGGCCAGCGCATGCCGAACGTGTACAACAGCGCCTTCACGATCACGCCCCGCGACGGGCTCGCCGACCGCCACGACAAGACCGTGCTGGTGCCATTCGGCGAGTACATCCCGGCGCGCTGGCTCCTGTTCGGGTCGCTCAGCGCCGTGGCCTCCGGCGTGGCGAACCTGGGCGACGTCACTCCCGGCGACGGCGTGCGCCGGCTGCGGGGCATGGGCCGGCTGGGGGAGCATGCCCCTGCGGTGCTCATTTGTTATGAAGTCGTCTATCCGGGCGTCGTGAGCCGGGCGGTGCGCGAGGGAGCGCGGCTGCTGATCAACATCACCAACGACGCGTGGTACGGGCGGTCGAGCGCTCCGCACCAGTTCCTGGCGATCGCCCAGCTGCGGTCGGCGGAACACGGGTTGCCGATGCTGCGCGATGCAAACACGGGAGTGAGTGCCTTGATCGATGCGGGCGGAGCGGTGCTGTCCGAAACACCGATCTTCGAGCGCCACGTGCTGGCGGGCGAGGTTCCGCGCGCGCGCGCGTCGGCCACGCCCTACAGCCGCATCGGTGACTGGCCGCTCTGGCTGTGCGCCGCGAGCTTCGCGTTCCTGGGAGGGAGAGCCGTTGTCGGAAGACGCCGGCGCTAG